In the Bacillus sp. HSf4 genome, AAGACCCGACAAATCCGATGGATGACCGCGAATTTATCTCGCAGATGGCGACTTTTTCAAGCCTTGAGCAGCTGACAAATTTAAACTCAACGATGTCAACGTTCGTCGGGCTTCAAGATCCGATGTCCATGTATGTCGGCTGGATTGGCAAAGAAGTCACATTTGAAGGTGACAGCCACGAGGAAAAAACAGCGCTTGTTCAATCTGTCAAAAGTTCTGACGGGCAATACGTGCTCGTGCTTGACGACGGAACCGAAGTCAGCCCATGGAATGTGACAGCGGTAGGAAGTTCTGACAAATAAAAACAAAGTA is a window encoding:
- the flgD gene encoding flagellar hook assembly protein FlgD, giving the protein MSETAVDARTQVSSTIANSTSSSSKKTTESSIGTSLDKDAFLQLLVTQLQNQDPTNPMDDREFISQMATFSSLEQLTNLNSTMSTFVGLQDPMSMYVGWIGKEVTFEGDSHEEKTALVQSVKSSDGQYVLVLDDGTEVSPWNVTAVGSSDK